A portion of the Deltaproteobacteria bacterium genome contains these proteins:
- the rsmA gene encoding ribosomal RNA small subunit methyltransferase A, whose amino-acid sequence MGFHRRSTPPFGQHFLHDLNLLSLIVHSADLSPGDMVVEVGVGTGKLTRVILDTGASVTGVEIDPSVVKAIEEQFGGDPSFRLVQGDILRIPWDELLPQEGQAVLMGNLPYAASTQVIFRVLQYPERVSRAVFLVQWEVGRRLAAEPGNKDFGIMSVACQLYGRPRILRKVAPGVFLPPPRVDSALVRWDVASEPVYPLKNREFTSQVVKAAFAQRRKKLVNSLASKMKTIDKITLPGVLEGLGLWEGVRAEQLTVEQFARLSNRLYDMGIRQNSGIGQNSE is encoded by the coding sequence ATGGGATTTCACCGGCGGAGCACTCCTCCCTTCGGGCAACACTTTCTCCATGACCTGAATCTCCTTTCCCTGATTGTTCACTCGGCGGACCTGTCTCCCGGAGACATGGTCGTCGAGGTTGGTGTGGGGACCGGAAAGCTCACCCGTGTCATCCTTGACACCGGGGCTTCGGTAACAGGTGTGGAGATCGATCCGTCGGTGGTGAAGGCCATTGAGGAGCAGTTCGGGGGGGACCCCTCATTCAGGCTGGTTCAGGGGGATATTCTCAGGATCCCATGGGATGAACTTCTGCCCCAAGAAGGCCAGGCGGTCCTTATGGGCAACCTGCCTTATGCAGCCTCCACCCAGGTCATCTTCAGGGTGCTCCAATATCCGGAGAGGGTGTCCAGGGCGGTTTTCCTCGTTCAGTGGGAGGTGGGACGCCGTCTCGCCGCCGAGCCGGGCAACAAGGATTTTGGAATCATGTCGGTCGCTTGCCAGCTGTATGGAAGGCCCAGGATCCTTCGAAAAGTAGCACCCGGTGTTTTCCTTCCACCGCCCAGGGTGGATTCCGCGCTTGTGCGTTGGGATGTGGCATCAGAGCCTGTCTACCCCTTGAAAAACCGGGAGTTCACCAGCCAGGTGGTCAAGGCGGCATTCGCACAGAGAAGAAAGAAACTTGTTAACAGCCTCGCATCAAAGATGAAGACAATTGATAAGATAACTCTGCCCGGGGTGCTTGAGGGGCTTGGCCTCTGGGAAGGTGTGAGGGCTGAGCAGTTGACGGTTGAACAGTTCGCCCGGCTTTCCAACAGGCTTTATGACATGGGAATTAGACAGAACAGTGGAATTGGACAGAACAGTGAATGA
- a CDS encoding ABC transporter substrate-binding protein yields MEAVREKPVRLGERVSDREELMAYQEAVRTFREDGRAETAYDMLDAFIRMHPDSRYADDALLEQVRIMASLDRPREALRLARRFLRDFANSPLRKKIFLLEGDISLHREKWKDCVRFIDNALTLDLLAPERAEALGKKSVCLLKRKRYRQAFMGARDALLAASAGGVSEKIGDEARKTLAQAALGLGDKALASILAESDGTEPFVYPAMEQLRRMLEKGLYQEGMNDLMDILTHYPGLVPQGKIDEAYNILSDHLLVQSNTIGAVLPLSGRYQLYGEKALQGIQAALGLMSPLPQEGSSPRFTLVTVDSGTDPMKAAQAVTDLAGKEHVLAIIGPIFSRTSKAAAQAAERSGVPMITLSADPSIPKIGENVFRRALSDSQQIRSLVTMAHDRLMMTRFAILYPDTVYGREMMNRFWDELDKRGAEVTAVESFPPGVTDFGPQIRSMVGLNRALSPEEKILKENGVDVKVDSIVDFDAVFIPADFQTVGLLAPQLAFYDITNALLLGTDGWNSPWIVELGEHYVEGAIFTGGYLADMNNPVSRELSARYWLSFGEDPQPLAAQAFDTAYLIRSGLESGIVSDRSSLRNYLMNLTNAPSSEGPLTTGQDGDIAQRPYLLTVEKGKIKPFVPEID; encoded by the coding sequence ATGGAAGCGGTCCGGGAGAAGCCGGTTCGCCTAGGGGAACGGGTTTCCGATCGTGAGGAACTCATGGCCTACCAGGAGGCAGTTAGGACATTCCGTGAGGACGGGCGCGCGGAGACAGCCTACGACATGCTGGATGCATTCATCCGAATGCACCCGGACAGCAGGTACGCTGACGATGCTCTACTGGAACAGGTCCGGATCATGGCCTCCCTTGACAGGCCGCGGGAGGCCCTTCGCCTCGCAAGACGGTTCCTGCGGGACTTCGCCAACAGCCCCTTGAGGAAAAAAATCTTCCTCCTCGAAGGGGACATTTCCCTCCACAGGGAAAAGTGGAAAGACTGCGTTCGTTTCATAGACAACGCCTTGACTCTCGACCTCCTCGCCCCGGAGCGTGCCGAGGCCCTGGGCAAAAAGAGTGTGTGCCTTCTCAAGAGAAAGCGCTACCGGCAGGCGTTCATGGGAGCCCGGGATGCCCTCCTCGCCGCCTCAGCCGGGGGTGTCTCCGAAAAGATCGGGGACGAGGCCCGAAAGACCCTGGCCCAGGCCGCGTTGGGTCTTGGAGACAAAGCCCTGGCAAGCATACTTGCGGAATCGGACGGAACTGAGCCTTTCGTATATCCGGCCATGGAGCAGCTTCGAAGGATGCTTGAAAAGGGCCTCTATCAGGAGGGGATGAATGACCTGATGGACATTCTGACGCATTATCCCGGGCTGGTCCCACAGGGAAAAATTGACGAGGCATACAATATATTAAGCGACCATCTCCTCGTTCAAAGCAACACCATCGGCGCTGTCCTTCCCCTTTCCGGACGCTATCAGCTCTACGGTGAGAAGGCGCTGCAGGGGATACAGGCCGCCCTCGGCCTCATGTCCCCATTGCCGCAGGAGGGATCCTCCCCCCGTTTTACCCTGGTAACTGTCGATTCCGGGACAGATCCCATGAAGGCTGCCCAGGCCGTCACTGATCTGGCCGGAAAGGAACACGTTCTGGCTATCATCGGCCCGATCTTCTCAAGGACCTCGAAAGCTGCCGCCCAGGCGGCGGAGAGGTCGGGCGTCCCCATGATCACCCTCTCCGCCGACCCATCCATTCCGAAAATAGGTGAGAATGTTTTTCGCCGAGCCTTATCCGACTCCCAGCAGATAAGGTCCCTGGTAACCATGGCGCATGACCGCCTCATGATGACCAGGTTCGCCATCCTTTATCCGGACACGGTTTACGGCAGGGAGATGATGAACCGGTTCTGGGACGAGCTGGATAAAAGAGGGGCAGAGGTGACGGCCGTTGAGAGTTTTCCGCCCGGGGTAACCGATTTCGGACCCCAGATCCGCTCCATGGTCGGTCTTAACCGCGCGTTGTCACCGGAAGAGAAGATCCTAAAGGAAAACGGGGTGGATGTGAAAGTCGATTCCATTGTGGATTTCGACGCGGTCTTCATCCCGGCCGATTTCCAGACCGTCGGCCTCCTGGCTCCGCAGCTTGCCTTCTACGATATAACCAATGCCCTCCTGCTCGGTACTGATGGCTGGAACAGCCCCTGGATAGTGGAGTTAGGGGAACATTACGTGGAAGGCGCTATTTTTACGGGGGGATACCTGGCCGACATGAATAATCCCGTCAGCAGGGAACTTTCGGCAAGGTACTGGCTCAGTTTCGGTGAGGACCCCCAACCACTGGCAGCGCAGGCATTCGACACGGCCTACCTGATCCGTTCGGGATTGGAGTCAGGGATAGTCAGCGACCGGTCATCCCTGAGGAACTACCTCATGAATCTCACCAACGCCCCCTCTTCGGAAGGCCCGCTTACAACCGGGCAGGACGGGGACATCGCCCAGCGCCCTTATCTCCTGACGGTGGAGAAGGGCAAGATCAAGCCGTTTGTGCCGGAAATAGATTAA
- a CDS encoding DNA translocase FtsK — protein MASREKEIRITPKYQARWREIVGVLFTALSLFFLLSLVSYSPLDVSLNSTGTVKGVSNLGGVVGAHLADVIIQALGWAGFLIPALLLFLGVTRFISKHWGGWFLRAAGGSGFLLAVCILLQIRMGTAPVMGGVHRDAGGIVGLLLSDVLIRFFNVPGTLILSIALLVASILVMTNMSLGTTGRIFLGCFRWIGRFFVKWKERVRRRKAVTRAQDVEAKKASPQVVVRKMEKTNRALSEPVQEEFETMPRPRGKFSLPPLRLLNPPDPRYEGISEEDQKGRAKILEKKLRDFGVEGRVATINPGPVITVFEYEPAPGVKLNQILNLTGDLSLAMGGVSIRVVPLIPGKTVIGIEIPNQSPELVTLREILSSSEFTRAKGALRLALGKDTAGNPYVTDLDSMPHLLVAGATGTGKSVAINSMILSLVGNLAPHEVRLLLIDPKMLELSPYEGIPHLLAPVVMEPRKAASALRWAVVEMERRYQLLAAHGVRDIVGYNRKMAKLKEPPEGDDPHLPHIVVIIDELADLMMTTSREVEECIARLGQMARAAGIHLIIATQRPSVDIVSGNIKNNITGRISFKVFDKANSRVILDSNGAEQLLGRGDMLFVKTGITGMFRIHGCLVTDEEVNRIVRYLREQSKPDYRDDLFDYEPTSSRGVDDDEEDEKFGDVLDFVYRKGYASASMIQRNFKVGYNRAARMIERMEAEGIIGPPDGAKPRPILRRVDME, from the coding sequence ATGGCGTCCAGGGAAAAAGAAATCAGAATAACCCCTAAATACCAGGCCAGATGGCGTGAGATCGTCGGTGTCCTGTTCACTGCCTTGAGCCTTTTTTTCCTCCTGTCGCTTGTTTCCTACAGTCCCCTGGATGTTTCTTTAAACAGTACCGGTACGGTAAAGGGAGTGAGTAATCTGGGAGGGGTTGTCGGAGCTCACCTCGCCGACGTTATCATCCAGGCCCTCGGCTGGGCCGGGTTCCTTATCCCGGCCTTGCTTTTGTTCCTCGGAGTAACCAGGTTCATCAGCAAACATTGGGGGGGATGGTTCCTTAGGGCCGCCGGCGGAAGCGGGTTCCTGTTGGCGGTGTGCATTCTCCTGCAGATCAGAATGGGGACCGCTCCCGTTATGGGCGGTGTCCACAGGGATGCCGGCGGGATTGTCGGTCTCCTCCTCAGCGATGTACTTATTCGATTTTTTAATGTCCCCGGTACTCTTATCCTCTCCATCGCCCTTCTGGTCGCATCGATCCTGGTCATGACCAATATGTCGCTCGGGACAACGGGCCGGATCTTTCTGGGGTGTTTCAGATGGATCGGCCGTTTTTTTGTTAAATGGAAGGAACGGGTCAGAAGGCGGAAGGCCGTCACCAGAGCCCAGGACGTGGAGGCAAAAAAGGCTTCGCCCCAGGTGGTAGTCAGGAAGATGGAAAAAACCAACAGGGCATTATCCGAACCTGTCCAGGAGGAATTTGAGACAATGCCGAGACCAAGGGGGAAATTTTCTCTGCCCCCTCTTCGGTTGCTCAACCCTCCCGACCCCAGGTATGAGGGGATTAGTGAGGAAGACCAGAAGGGGCGTGCGAAGATTCTTGAGAAGAAGCTCAGGGATTTCGGGGTTGAAGGGCGGGTTGCGACCATCAATCCGGGTCCGGTAATTACCGTTTTCGAATATGAGCCCGCACCCGGGGTAAAACTGAACCAGATCCTCAACCTTACGGGTGACCTCTCCCTGGCCATGGGAGGTGTTTCCATTCGGGTGGTCCCTTTGATCCCCGGAAAAACGGTTATTGGAATCGAGATACCCAACCAGAGCCCGGAGTTGGTTACCCTCCGTGAGATCCTGAGTTCCAGCGAATTTACGCGTGCCAAGGGGGCGCTGAGGCTCGCCCTGGGGAAGGATACGGCAGGCAATCCATACGTAACCGACCTGGATTCAATGCCGCACCTCCTTGTGGCAGGCGCCACCGGGACGGGAAAGAGCGTGGCCATCAACTCCATGATCCTCAGCCTGGTGGGAAACCTTGCACCCCACGAGGTAAGGCTCCTTCTCATCGATCCAAAGATGCTCGAACTGTCGCCATATGAGGGGATCCCACACCTGCTGGCTCCTGTGGTAATGGAGCCCAGGAAAGCAGCTTCGGCCTTGAGATGGGCTGTTGTGGAAATGGAGAGGCGCTACCAGCTTCTCGCCGCCCACGGCGTGAGGGACATTGTCGGCTATAACCGGAAAATGGCCAAGCTCAAGGAACCACCGGAGGGTGACGATCCGCATCTCCCCCACATTGTGGTGATAATCGACGAACTGGCCGACCTCATGATGACCACCTCCCGGGAGGTCGAAGAGTGCATCGCCCGGCTGGGCCAGATGGCCAGGGCGGCGGGGATCCACCTGATCATAGCCACCCAACGGCCATCCGTGGATATCGTTTCCGGGAACATCAAGAACAACATCACAGGCAGGATCTCATTCAAGGTGTTCGACAAGGCGAACTCACGGGTTATCCTGGACAGCAACGGCGCTGAACAGCTCCTCGGCAGAGGGGACATGCTCTTTGTCAAGACCGGGATTACCGGGATGTTCCGCATCCACGGATGTCTGGTTACGGATGAGGAGGTAAACAGGATCGTCCGGTATTTACGGGAACAGTCAAAACCCGATTACCGCGATGACCTCTTTGATTATGAGCCGACTTCCTCACGGGGCGTCGATGACGATGAGGAGGATGAGAAATTCGGGGACGTTCTCGATTTCGTCTACCGGAAGGGATACGCCTCGGCGTCCATGATCCAGCGTAACTTCAAGGTGGGATACAACAGGGCGGCCAGGATGATCGAACGCATGGAGGCGGAGGGCATTATCGGACCGCCGGACGGCGCCAAGCCCCGGCCCATCCTCCGAAGGGTCGATATGGAATGA
- a CDS encoding undecaprenyl-diphosphate phosphatase, which translates to MTDLFNSILLGILQGVTEFLPVSSSGHLVLAQSILPGFSAPSAAFDILLHGGTLIAVIAYFYRDIIEMIVGMVRPREGGWKLPLLLVVGSVPVGLVGFLLMDAIKPLFSSPRVASGGLLFTGVLLLIASRLRGGRTRMSEITVGSAVLIGCFQAVAVTPGVSRSGATIAAAMLVGLSATEAARFSFLLSIPAVGGAVLLEGKSILGAGHMAVYLAGALAAAVAGWLSIALLMKVLAKGKLLPFAVYCLSIGFLSLVFLVGS; encoded by the coding sequence ATGACCGATCTGTTTAACTCAATACTCCTGGGCATCCTCCAGGGTGTTACCGAATTTCTTCCGGTCTCCAGCTCGGGACACCTTGTGCTGGCCCAGTCCATCCTGCCGGGTTTCAGCGCACCATCGGCAGCCTTCGACATCCTCCTGCACGGTGGGACCCTCATAGCCGTTATCGCCTACTTTTATCGTGATATCATCGAGATGATTGTTGGAATGGTCAGGCCCCGGGAGGGAGGGTGGAAGCTTCCCTTGCTCCTTGTCGTGGGCAGTGTTCCAGTGGGCCTTGTGGGATTCCTGTTAATGGATGCCATTAAACCGCTCTTTTCGTCTCCCAGGGTCGCGTCGGGCGGACTCCTGTTTACGGGTGTTCTTCTGCTGATAGCGAGCAGGCTGCGCGGCGGCAGGACCAGGATGTCTGAAATAACCGTCGGATCAGCTGTACTCATCGGCTGTTTTCAGGCCGTTGCCGTTACCCCCGGAGTCTCCCGGTCAGGGGCGACCATTGCCGCGGCGATGCTTGTGGGGCTTTCCGCTACCGAGGCCGCCCGGTTTTCCTTCCTCCTCTCCATCCCCGCCGTCGGCGGGGCGGTTTTACTAGAGGGAAAGTCGATCCTGGGTGCAGGCCACATGGCGGTCTATCTTGCCGGCGCGCTGGCCGCCGCAGTGGCGGGCTGGCTTTCCATTGCCCTGCTCATGAAGGTTCTGGCAAAGGGAAAACTCCTCCCCTTTGCCGTCTACTGTCTGTCTATCGGTTTCCTTTCGCTGGTCTTTTTGGTAGGGTCGTAA
- a CDS encoding ribonuclease J: MNDSAPTPEAISLPLRVIPLGGVGIFGMNCTVLEYGGHMIMVDAGFKIPQGNYPGVDLILPDFTYVLENLDRLKAIFLTHGHDDHIGSLPYLLRQVDVPVYGTALTLALVRERLTDSSGNGPPVDGDLRQIMFRDPVTCGPFNIEAVRVAHSIPDGAALIIRTPVGIVVHSGDYKMDQAPIDGNPTDLAGLAKAGEMGVLLLMSDSTNADRPGFTRPEAEVGRVIEDLMRQAPGRVFIATFASHIHRIQQILNAAEACGRKAVVEGRRMIGNSRLASDLGYLHVPSDVLISMDNAGEQEAGKLVYLVTGSQGEPMSALSRIARGEHSGVKVGNGDTVIFSSRIIPGNELAAGSMIDGLFRAGARVYYQGSPMVHVSGHGSAEEIKLMINAVKPRFFIPLHGDYRQLVACSRLAQQVGIEKERIFILDPGQVLEFSEDTAFMGASVPAGRMLVDGDLVTDLGSPLMKERRRLAREGLVVVVASLSARGEPGSIAPSVHSVGVGLEESSRSLDREAEAVAKNFIRDWRSPPSSIEELREEIRIGVRAVYRRALQKKPMVIPVLVEE; encoded by the coding sequence GTGAATGACAGTGCCCCGACTCCCGAGGCCATCTCCCTGCCCTTGCGCGTTATCCCCCTTGGGGGCGTCGGTATCTTCGGTATGAACTGCACGGTCCTGGAATATGGCGGCCATATGATCATGGTGGACGCCGGCTTCAAGATCCCACAGGGGAACTACCCGGGTGTGGACCTCATCCTGCCCGATTTTACCTATGTCCTTGAAAATCTTGATCGCCTCAAGGCCATCTTTCTCACACACGGACATGACGATCACATCGGTTCCCTGCCCTATCTTCTGCGCCAGGTGGATGTTCCCGTCTACGGTACGGCCCTCACTCTCGCCCTTGTCCGGGAACGGCTGACCGATAGCAGCGGAAACGGGCCTCCTGTGGACGGTGACCTGCGACAGATCATGTTCCGCGACCCGGTAACATGCGGCCCTTTTAACATCGAGGCCGTGAGGGTTGCCCACAGTATCCCGGATGGGGCTGCTCTTATCATCAGGACGCCTGTGGGCATCGTCGTGCACTCCGGCGATTACAAGATGGACCAGGCTCCCATTGACGGCAACCCCACCGACCTGGCGGGCCTCGCCAAAGCCGGGGAGATGGGCGTGCTCCTTCTCATGTCCGACAGCACCAACGCCGACAGGCCTGGTTTTACCCGGCCGGAGGCCGAGGTGGGCCGAGTTATCGAGGACCTCATGAGACAGGCCCCGGGCCGGGTCTTCATCGCGACCTTCGCATCACACATTCACAGGATTCAGCAGATACTTAACGCCGCCGAAGCCTGCGGCAGAAAAGCCGTTGTCGAAGGGCGGCGGATGATCGGGAACAGCCGCCTGGCATCTGACCTGGGCTACCTCCATGTTCCTTCCGACGTTCTGATTTCCATGGATAACGCCGGGGAACAGGAGGCCGGCAAACTGGTTTATCTTGTCACCGGATCCCAAGGCGAACCCATGTCCGCTTTGAGCAGGATCGCCAGGGGTGAACATTCCGGCGTGAAGGTCGGTAATGGCGATACCGTAATCTTCTCATCCAGGATTATTCCCGGGAATGAACTGGCCGCCGGTTCGATGATAGACGGGCTTTTTCGTGCGGGCGCCCGGGTCTATTACCAGGGATCCCCCATGGTTCACGTCTCGGGGCACGGGAGCGCCGAGGAGATAAAATTGATGATCAACGCGGTCAAACCGCGCTTTTTCATTCCCCTCCACGGGGATTACCGCCAACTTGTTGCCTGTTCCAGACTTGCTCAGCAGGTGGGAATCGAAAAGGAGCGGATCTTCATACTCGATCCCGGCCAGGTCCTTGAATTCTCAGAGGACACGGCATTCATGGGAGCTTCTGTACCGGCCGGGCGCATGTTGGTGGACGGGGACCTCGTCACCGACCTTGGCAGCCCTTTAATGAAGGAGCGGAGGAGACTCGCCAGGGAGGGTCTTGTCGTGGTCGTCGCCTCCCTGTCTGCCCGGGGCGAACCCGGGTCCATCGCTCCGTCCGTTCACAGCGTGGGGGTAGGACTGGAGGAATCGAGCCGATCATTGGACAGGGAGGCGGAGGCGGTCGCAAAAAATTTCATCAGGGATTGGCGCTCACCGCCTTCCTCCATCGAGGAACTCAGGGAGGAGATCAGGATAGGTGTGCGAGCCGTGTATCGTCGTGCCCTGCAGAAAAAGCCGATGGTCATCCCCGTCCTGGTGGAGGAGTGA
- a CDS encoding amino acid transporter, whose product MILTFAQGFIMGGGLIVAIGAQNSFILSHGIRRSHLLLIPLICSICEIALIVLGMAGMGSVIAAHPDLARWAAWGGALFLFWYGLRAFRSAIRGASVERGMVSAGSLKTVIGTTLAVSLLNPQALLDSVVLLGSAGGRFAGTGRLLFGMGAILASVIWFFSLSLGGRMLAPVFRRPASWRVLDSTVGVSMWTIALFLIV is encoded by the coding sequence ATGATTCTGACGTTTGCCCAGGGTTTCATAATGGGGGGCGGGCTGATCGTAGCCATTGGCGCCCAGAACTCTTTTATCCTGTCTCACGGCATCAGGCGCAGCCACCTCCTGCTTATTCCACTGATTTGCAGTATTTGCGAAATCGCCCTCATTGTCCTGGGGATGGCCGGGATGGGGTCTGTCATCGCCGCCCATCCCGATTTAGCCCGATGGGCCGCCTGGGGTGGCGCTCTGTTTCTGTTCTGGTATGGTCTGCGTGCTTTTCGTTCGGCAATTCGCGGCGCGAGCGTGGAGCGGGGAATGGTGTCGGCAGGTTCGCTGAAAACCGTCATTGGGACGACGCTTGCCGTCAGCCTCCTGAACCCTCAGGCTTTGCTGGATTCGGTTGTACTCCTTGGCAGTGCCGGCGGCCGGTTTGCCGGAACAGGTCGGCTCCTGTTCGGTATGGGCGCAATTCTGGCATCCGTGATCTGGTTCTTTTCCTTGAGCCTCGGAGGAAGGATGTTGGCCCCGGTGTTTCGTCGTCCTGCGTCATGGCGTGTTCTCGACTCAACTGTAGGGGTCAGCATGTGGACTATCGCTCTTTTCCTTATAGTATAG
- a CDS encoding LysR family transcriptional regulator ArgP: MLDYKLLEAFAAVIQEGGFDRAGRLLNLTQSAISQRIKLLEDQVGLVLLVRSQPPKATPAGQHLIKHYRQVEQLEDSLGHDLGPSEGMRFTSLAIGINADSLATWFLDAVHRFVKDESVVLDLSVEDQEQTHRLLKDGDVTGCVSTQERAMRGCRVDYLGRMEYRLLATPEFADKWFPDILDEKAVLQAPALLFTRRDDLHNKILKLLLGKSPTDIPAHYVPSYETFVEFIVSGLGYGMVPDRQSTPLITAGKLVNLAPGKHFPVDLYWHRWNIRSRILEGFSESLIRNARATLKNQAT; encoded by the coding sequence ATGCTCGACTACAAACTTCTGGAGGCGTTCGCGGCAGTGATACAGGAGGGTGGATTCGACAGGGCAGGTCGTTTGCTGAACCTGACCCAGTCCGCCATCTCGCAGAGAATAAAACTTCTGGAAGATCAGGTGGGACTGGTATTACTTGTGCGCTCACAACCACCCAAGGCTACTCCGGCAGGGCAGCATCTGATCAAGCACTATCGGCAGGTAGAACAACTGGAGGATAGTCTCGGACACGACCTGGGACCATCCGAGGGGATGAGGTTTACTTCCCTTGCCATCGGCATCAACGCCGACAGCCTTGCCACCTGGTTTCTTGATGCGGTGCATCGCTTTGTAAAGGATGAGTCCGTTGTCCTGGACCTGTCGGTGGAGGATCAGGAACAGACCCATCGCCTTCTGAAAGATGGGGATGTCACCGGATGCGTAAGCACTCAGGAAAGGGCCATGCGTGGCTGTCGTGTCGATTATCTGGGGCGCATGGAATATCGCCTGCTGGCGACACCCGAATTCGCAGATAAATGGTTCCCGGATATTTTAGATGAAAAGGCTGTTCTTCAGGCCCCGGCCCTGTTATTCACCCGCAGGGACGATCTCCACAACAAGATTCTGAAGCTGCTGTTGGGAAAATCTCCAACGGATATTCCCGCTCACTACGTTCCATCCTATGAGACGTTCGTTGAATTCATAGTCTCGGGCCTGGGGTACGGCATGGTTCCGGATCGGCAGAGCACCCCACTCATCACTGCCGGTAAGCTTGTCAATCTTGCTCCCGGCAAACATTTTCCGGTGGATTTATATTGGCACCGCTGGAATATCCGTTCAAGGATCCTGGAGGGGTTTTCAGAAAGCCTGATCCGGAACGCACGCGCAACACTCAAAAATCAGGCCACCTGA
- a CDS encoding outer membrane lipoprotein carrier protein LolA: MRSIIVALLALFITAAPGWAASTGDGAAKTLALVRKAYSTLTSIRAEFVQTEERPGVGISHREEGVLSFLLPDRMRWDYRGKKPHRVIINGDIVWIYMPGRHQVVRRKMTPEEMRQGAGTFLGGIDRLEKDFTVRSGGTGPEGRYALVLFPKSKKTSYDRIEIFVEPDTGVIERITIHHRIGNVTTISFAGIERNVKLSPDLFKWDIPKGTEVIEP, from the coding sequence ATGAGATCGATCATCGTGGCCCTTCTGGCCCTTTTCATCACTGCCGCCCCGGGTTGGGCGGCAAGCACCGGTGACGGGGCCGCCAAAACCCTGGCCCTTGTCCGCAAGGCCTACAGTACCCTCACGAGCATCCGGGCGGAATTTGTCCAGACCGAGGAGCGCCCCGGGGTGGGAATCTCCCATCGGGAAGAGGGTGTCCTGTCCTTTTTACTGCCCGACAGGATGCGCTGGGACTACCGGGGAAAAAAGCCTCACAGGGTAATCATCAACGGGGATATTGTCTGGATCTACATGCCCGGCAGGCACCAGGTTGTCAGGAGAAAAATGACCCCTGAGGAGATGCGTCAGGGAGCCGGTACCTTTCTCGGCGGGATTGACCGCCTTGAGAAGGATTTTACGGTGCGGTCCGGCGGGACGGGGCCCGAAGGAAGATACGCGCTGGTACTTTTCCCGAAATCGAAGAAAACCTCCTACGACAGGATCGAGATTTTCGTGGAACCGGACACCGGGGTCATTGAGAGGATCACGATCCACCATCGTATCGGTAACGTGACCACCATTTCTTTTGCCGGGATCGAAAGGAACGTGAAGCTGTCGCCCGACCTGTTCAAGTGGGACATCCCGAAGGGAACGGAGGTCATCGAGCCGTGA